One part of the Rutidosis leptorrhynchoides isolate AG116_Rl617_1_P2 chromosome 1, CSIRO_AGI_Rlap_v1, whole genome shotgun sequence genome encodes these proteins:
- the LOC139886423 gene encoding uncharacterized protein — protein MTSVDQKAPSKVVEMRMKKVLTAEEIAGISFRKQDVDKQLEQAAASEHVEETPAESGNKRKAAGTSEAQKKKKKTPKQLEDMRNDNFVAIEPRSADLPPPINEHVEETQPTTPRVNPELQATATSKDKAIPVERRGKLSE, from the exons atgacgtccgtcgatcagaaggccccaagcaaggttgtag agatgaggatgaagaaggtgcttaccgcggaggagattgctgggatctctttccgcaagcaggatgtggacaaacagctagagcaggcagctgctagcgaacatgtggaggaaacgccggcggagtcaggcaataaacgcaaggcggctgggacgtccgaggctcagaagaagaagaagaagactcctaagcagctggaggatatgcgcaacgacaattttgttgccatcgagccgcggtccgcagacctacctccccccattaatg agcatgtggaggagacgcagccaacaacaccgcgggtcaaccccgagctgcaggccactgccacatccaaagacaaggcgatccccgtcga GCGAAGGGGGAAACTGAGCGAGTGA